A single window of Hyla sarda isolate aHylSar1 chromosome 2, aHylSar1.hap1, whole genome shotgun sequence DNA harbors:
- the GUCA1B gene encoding guanylyl cyclase-activating protein 2 translates to MGQHLSEESNRVEIDVAELQEWYKKFVVECPSGTLFMHEFKRFFGVTDNQEAADYVEHMFRAFDKNGDNTIDFLEYVAALNLVLRGKLEHKLKWTFKVYDRDGNGCIDKTELLEIVESIYNLKKVCRQGQEDRIPLLSPEQVVDRIFQLVDENGDGQLSLDEFIDGARKDKWVMKMLQMDVSPGSWISEQRRKSALF, encoded by the exons ATGGGGCAGCACCTCAGTGAGGAGTCTAACAGGGTGGAAATAGATGTGGCCGAGCTCCAGGAATGGTATAAGAAGTTTGTTGTTGAATGCCCAAGTGGAACTCTTTTTATGCATGAATTTAAGCGATTTTTTGGCGTGACAGACAACCAAGAGGCAGCAGACTATGTAGAACACATGTTCAGAGCTTTTGATAAAAATGGG GATAACACCATAGATTTCCTGGAATATGTggctgctcttaaccttgttttGCGGGGGAAACTTGAGCATAAGCTGAAATGGACTTTCAAAGTGTACGACAGAGATGGAAATGGCTGTATAGACAAGACTGAGCTTCTAGAAATAGTAGAG TCTATATATAACCTGAAGAAGGTTTGTCGCCAAGGTCAAGAAGACCGGATTCCATTGTTGTCACCAGAGCAAGTGGTGGATAGGATATTCCAGTTGGTGGATGAGAATGGAGATG GTCAGCTGTCTTTAGATGAATTTATAGATGGTGCCCGCAAAGACAAGTGGGTAATGAAGATGCTTCAAATGGATGTGAGTCCAGGCAGCTGGATTAGTGAGCAGAGGAGAAAGAGTGCTCTATTTTAA